Proteins co-encoded in one Ooceraea biroi isolate clonal line C1 chromosome 9, Obir_v5.4, whole genome shotgun sequence genomic window:
- the LOC113562551 gene encoding uncharacterized protein LOC113562551 has protein sequence MILSSKLHKKERHQRIQHTLLHIFIIQVDIDDIEDDYFLRSILWTDECTFRSDGRINRQNEHHYAEENPHCRKETHVQGKFHVNPWMGIVDDMIIVPHFFPENINITVEEYSNFLEEQLPKEDVEKGRFFAYEWQVKFEFHKVMYTSNNTKTIVIFSRITGNIKKS, from the coding sequence atgatactTTCGAGCAAATTgcacaaaaaagaaagacatCAGAGAATACAACATACATTATTGCATATCTTTATCATACAGGTTGATATTGACGATATTGAGGATGATTACTTCCTGCGGAGTATACTATGGACAGACGAGTGCACTTTCCGCAGTGACGGTCGTATTAATCGTCAAAATGAACATCATTACGCGGAAGAGAATCCTCATTGCAGGAAAGAAACACACGTCCAGGGAAAATTTCATGTTAATCCTTGGATGGGGATTGTGGACGATATGATTATCGTACCGCACTTCTTtccagaaaatattaatattacggtagaagaatattctaattttcTGGAAGAACAACTGCCAAAGGAGGATGTGGAAAAAGGTCGATTTTTTGCCTACGAGTGGCAAGTGAAATTCGAGTTTCATAAAGTCATGTATACCTCAAATAACACAAAAACAATAGTCATTTTTTCTAGAATCACAGGgaacataaaaaaatcataa